The sequence tggcggtccagtggttaagactccacgcttccactgcagggggcacggattcgaaccctggttggggaactaagatcccacatgccgtgaggcacgggcaaaaaaaaaaaaaataggacctcATTCCAGGGTTGCAATATCTTCCTATCTCTGAGGACGTTAATTAATATGCTGTGTTGAAACTTTCATCTCCTGCGTGATGTTTTCTTACTCCTTTCTGTTTTAGTCTTTCATGTTATAGACTTTCCTTAGCTGCCTGGCAATCATTGGTAGTCTACTTACATTTAAGAGCAGggtattaaaaagaatatatgtttgTAAGGTGACCTGATTGAACTTTTTTGAGTAAATCTCCAATGTCCATATCTTTAGGACTTTCCTCTTGGGCTGGTCAGATTCCTTGGAGAAACCTTCAGTCTTGTCAGGTGGGTTTACCTTGAACTGCTGGCCTACTGGGAGCTCAGTAGGGGAAGAGGACTGGGGATTTTCAGCATTCATGTCCAGATTCACTTCATCTTCCAGGTctctgggaaggcttcctagTCCAGAAAGCTTCTAACCCCCTCTAGAGAGTACACATCCAACTTTTTGCCAAAGTTGGGAAGGGGCAGTCTCAAGATCATATGAAGGTCTGAATATTTAAGCacgttctctctttttttttttaattttttaatttattatttatttattatttttatttttggctgtgttgggtcttcgtttctgtgtgagggcttcctctagttgtggcaagcgggggccactcgtcatcgcagtgcgcgggcctctcactatcgcggcctctcttgttgcggagcacaggctccagacgctcaggctcagtagttgtggctcacgggcccagttgctccgcggcatgtgggatcttcccagaccagggctcgaacccgtgtcccctgcattggcaggcaggttctcaaccactgcgccacaagggaagccccacgttctctctttttaaaaaacatgtcttttcttggaaaatatactactttaaaattgaaaacaacttGGCAAGGTAAAGAAGATACAGAACAAAGGATGATGTCATAGAAAGATAACTAGACCAAGACTTAAGAAATGGATTCTGGCTCTGACTACCTCCACTACCAATTCTGTCTAAGCCTCTGGTTTGTTATCTATACAAGGGAGGGTTTAGACTCAGTTGATTCATTGATACTGTCTCAGCTTCTATACTCACCTGCTGAGTATTTCATaaccttttcaaaaaaataaagtcaaagcaCACAGGATTTTTTCTGCTTCTGGCCAAGACGGAGGTAATTGCCTAGACTTACCCtcatacctcaaaaaaaaatcaaaactcagGACATTGAAGGAGAGTAATccctgagagatgggaaacaaatAAGGTGGGCTTACTGCCTTGTGAGAGTTTCCAGACTATGACACAGGCGGAACCACCAGGCTATCTGGGTTGAGGAGGCCGCTCGAGTTCATAGGACAGAACAGCAGGAGAAGAAAGCTGCACAGAGGACCCAGGAGGTCTGCAGAAGATCCCTCTTGACTATTTAGAATACCGATCAGCATACGAGTGTGAGGAAACAGGATGGGGAAGGAACCATCAAAAaggattataaaaaaaaattaaaaaaaaaaaaaaaaaaggattataacAGTGCCTTCCCACCGGCCAGAGAAAAACTCAACTCACAGGATAGTGGATAGACTATTAtaccaataattttattttaaacaggtATAATAAGGTGACAGACATGAGATGACTTCCTTGAAAGAAGAGTTTATTACAATTCCCAAGAGCAGGGAGCATGCCATGCCATGCAGGGTCACACGAGGAAACATCAGGTGGGTCAAGAGGCAGGAGTGAAAGGAGAGCATGGCCCAGAGCCTCTGTTATGGTTTCCATAGGGAAAGCATGGGTGAGGCAGCGTAGGCCAGTTTGAGTAAGTCTAGAGTTGGATAATTTGAACAAATCAGAGGGCTTTAAGCTATAGGGGTAGTCTACAGTTATGTGGTACCTGGCCCTGTGGTGATTTATAGCAGGGCAGATAATGGCTTGGTGTGTGAGAGTTAAACATCGTTGCGGGTAGACTTTGGATTGGTTAGTTTTTATGTGAAAGGTATACTGTGCAGGCAAATTGTTTACTATCTCTAGGAAATAACTAACTCTAGGAGGGGCAGTCTCTCCAGGATTAGCAAGGCCCCAAGATGTCAAagcaccattttaaaaattttaaaacattgaataaaaaaacattaaacatgaataatacaaaaatatgatGTATTTTAAGACAAGTATCCAGGAAAGTCTCGCCTCGTAAATGAACTATTAGCCCTAGTTTGAGCATTGCTCTGGACCCAGCTAACAAATCATAAAAACAGGACTTGAAAGGATCACGCTGTTTCCAGGTCAATTAGCTGTATTCTAGAACAAAGTCCAAAAAGATTTATAGGAACATAAAAACATCTAGCACCCTAcaaagtaaaattcacaatgtctggcatccagtCAAAGATTACCAGGAATGCAAAGAGGCAGGAAAGCACAACCCGTAATAAGAATAATCAAAACATCCAAAactgacacagatgttagaaGTAGCAGAGAAGGACATTAAGatggttgtgttttttgtttgttttgttttgtttttataaatttatttatttatttttggctgtgttgggtctttgttgctgtttgcgggctttctctagttgcagcgagtgggggctactcttcattgcggtgtgtgggcttctcattgcggtggcttctcttgttgtggagcacgggctctaggcatgtgggcttcagtagttgtggcaggtgggctcagtagttgtggctcatgggctctagagcgcaggcttagtagttgtggcacacaggcttagttgctccatggcatgtgggatcttcccagatcagggctcgaacctgtgtcccctgcattggaaggtggattcttaaccactgcgccaccagggaagcccaagacggTTGTTTTAACTCTTTCAGATATTCAAAAAGTTAAGTAGAGACATGTACTATCTAAAAAGAAGGACGAGGGAGTTCTTTggtagtctagtggttaggactcagcactttcactgccgtggcctgggttcaatccctggctggggaactgagatcccacaagccatgtagcacagccaaaataataataataataataaaaataaaaagaaggatgaGGGGGTGTaacagaaggagaaaggagaaggaaaagagaaagagaaacttcTCATTGAATTTCTATAGCTGGATGGGATTCACAGCAGATTAGACATTACAGAAGAAAAGCTCAATGAACTTTAAGGCATAAGCTATAGAAACTATCCAAggtgagacacacacagagaaaaagaatttgaaaaagaaaagagctttGGGACAACTCCAAGTTTCCTAATATATGGGTAGTTGGAGTCCCCAAAAGAGAGGTGATGAGGGGACAGAAAAAGTACTTGAAGTAATAATGGCCAAAACCTTTCCTAACtggatgaaaactataaacccacagatcccAAAAGCTAAATGAACTCCAAGCACAAGAAAACGACACCAAAGCATATATCATAACTCAAAACCAGTGGTGAAgagaaaaattccaaaaagcagctggagaaaaaaaaatgttatattagaggaacaaagataaggatGACATTTCTCATTGGGAACCATGCAAACatgaagacagtgaagcaacaaCTTCGAAGTATTGACAGAAAAAATTATCAATCTAGAATTCAATACCTGGGGGGGGATAAATCTTTTTaagatgaaggcaaaataaaatgttttcagacaCACAAAGGCTGAAAAAAATTCATCACCAGGAGGCCTGctatacaaaaaatgttaaaggacatccttctagaaaaaggaaaactagaCCATATGGAAATCTGGATCTACACAAACGAGTGAAGATTGTATTATGGCGCTTATGacatgtaaaagtaaaatgcatGACAATATTAGCATAAAGGCCAAGAGGGGAAAACATATACTACTGTAAATTTCTTATACTAGAAGTGGTATATTACTTGAAGTCtgtgataatttaaaaatgtataatataaacCCCAAAGCAACACtaaaataacaaagaattatGCCAACATTCAAATATCCAAcagctgatgaatgggtaaacaaaagtGGTATATCCGTAcaattagaatattatttagccattaaaaggaatgaattactgacacatgctacaacatggatgaattatGAAAacatggtaagtgaaagaagacacaaaaggccacatattgtacgtttccatgtatatgaaatgtccataataggcaaattcatagacacaaagcagattagtgattgccagagaTTGGGAGAGGGGAGAATACGGAGTgcctgcttaatgggtatggggtttctttttggggtaatgaaaatgttctgtcattagatagtgatgatggttgcacaacatggaAAATGTACTAAAAACAACtcaattgcacactttaaaatggttaacatgaagaattttatattatgtggattttacttcaataaaaagagttAAGCCAACAGAGgagatttataaataaataattataccaaaataaggcagaaaaagagaaagaggaacaaagaacagatgggggcttccctagtggcgcagtggttaagaatccgcctgccgatgcaggggacacgggtttgagccctgggccgggaggatcccacatgacacggagcaactaagcccatgcaccacatgAGGTACTACTGAGCCTGGCTACTGAGCCTGGCTCTggagactgcgagccacaactactgaagcccgcatgccacaactacctaAGCCGgcacgcctagagtctgtgctccgcagcaagagaagctaccgcaatgagaagcccacgcaacgaagagtagccccctctcgctgcaactagagaaagcccgcgtgcagcaataaggacccaacacagacaaaaataaataaataaatacatttaaaagaacagatggggtaaatagaaaataaatagcaagatGATAGGCTTAAGtctaaccatatcaataatcacagtaaatgtaaatggtataaacactccaattaaaaagcagagaatgtcagattggattaaaaaaacaaaacccaactacATGCTACCTACAAGaaacactttattatttatttgtttatttttggctgcattgggtcttcattgctgcgcacgggctttctctagttgcagtgagtgggggctactcttccttgcggtgcccaggcttctcattgcggtggcttcccttgttgtggagcacaggctctaagcacacgggcttcagtagttgcggcatgtgggctcagtagttgtggctcacaggctctagagcgcaggctcagtagttgtgcatgggcttagttgctccacagcatgtgggatcttcccagaccagggatcgaatctgtgttccctgcattggcaggcagattctcaaccactgcaccaccagggaagtccagaaacactttaaatataaagacataaataggttaaaagtaaaaggatggagaagAATACCATTGCTAAcactagtcaaaagaaagctggagtagctatattaatatcagacaagtAGGTTTCAGGGATAATGAAGGTTATTTCATAATGATGATAGGGTCAGTTAATCAAGGAGCCATAGCAAtcttaaacatttatgcacctaataataaagcttcaaaatacatgaaacaaaaaatggatagaaataagaaacagacaaatacaaGTACAGTCAGAGTTCAGTTCtcctctcaataattgatagaccAAGTaagcagaaaatcagcaaggatatagtaGACTCGAACAACATGGTAAGTCAACTTGACTTTGATTAACACAGGACACCCAACAatagtagaatacacattcttctcaagtgcacacagaacatttatCAAGATTCAAAAGGCTTCAAGCCATATTATGTTGTCTGACCACACtgtaattaaattagaaatcatttaTCACAAGGATCCTTGGGaaatctctaaatatttggaaacaaaataacacatttctaagtaacccatagatcaaagaagaaaccaaaagagaaattGGAAAGTAGTCTGTACTGacttgaaaatggaaacacaacatatcagAATTTGTGGGATGCCACTAAAGCAGAACTTAGAGAAGTAATTTATAGCACTACCCACTAAAGAATGTCACTAGACATTTGGCTCCACAAGGATTGAATATAAGCCACTGCAGCCATTGACCTTCGACACACCCTGAAAAGagttcagggcagagatcaggaatgaggcactccgtgctctgggaaaactggcagaacagaccataagatagttagatattttcaggagaaattttttatgaacctggattcttgcatcttcccttagaaaagcactaaatcatTAACTAAGATTTGcattccttgtgactagcagcaaccttctactgAGATGTGTGCTTGGTTGCACCTACCCCCtttgccaaaatcacatatatactgacctctcCCCTTACCTCTTCTGCACAGTTTCttgagctatctgagaggctctCTCccgggctacagtcctcagtaaaACACTGGATAAACTCCACTCACAGCTTGTACATCgtgcgtttttgtttttgtttttttaagtagcaGTAAACACctatattaggaaaaaagaaaggtctcAGGTCAATGATCTCAGCTATATTACTATCAGACAAGAAgatttcatgggacttccctggcgacacagtggttaataatccgcctgccaatgcaggagacacgggttcaatccctggtctggaaagatcccacatgccgcggagcaactaagcctgtgtgccacaactactgagcctgtgctctagagcctgcgagccacaactactgaagcccgcgcacctagagcctgcgctctgcaacaagagaagccaccgcagtgagaagcccacgcaccacaacaaagagtagcccccactcgccacaactagagaaagcccgcacacagcaatgaagacccaatgcagccaaaaataaataaataaataaatttattttaaaaaaaagaatctgcctgccagtgcagtggatgcaggttccatccctggtccgggaagatcccacatgccacggagcaactaagcccatacaccacaactactgaagcccgtgagccacaactacttgagcccatgcaccacaactaccgaagcccgtgagccctagagcccgtgcgccacaactactgcgcccgcatgctgcaactactgaagcccgcgtgcctagagcccgtgcaccgcaactagagaagccaccgcaaggagaagcctgcgcaccgcaacgaagagtagtcccagctcgccgcaattagagaaagcccatgcacagcaagacacaacgcagccaaaaaaaaaaaaaaagaatctagagggaatttcctggcggtccagtggttaggaatctgtgctttcactgccgtggcccgggttcaatccatggttggagaactaagatcccacaagctgccccccccaaaaaaaaatctagaaaaagaagagccaaTGAAATTTGAAGTAAGTGGAAGAAAACAAGTAAGGATTTAAGTGGgtatcaatgaaatagaaaactataGAGAAtaatcagtgaaaccaaaagaTGATTCTTTaacaagatgaataaaattgataaatctctagTCAGACTGCTCAGGCAATGGGGGGGGAGGCGcggaaagaggaagacaaaattACCAATCTCAGGGATGAGAGAGGTGACTGCTACAGATTCCACAGATATTAAAAGAGAAtgttacagggaattccctggcagtccggtggttaggactctgcgctttcactgccaagggcccgggttcaatacctggtcaaggaactaagatcccacaagctgcgcgacacgtccaaaaaaaagagagagagaatgttatGAACAACTTCATGTCAACAAATTccacaacttagatgaaatggacaaattctttgaaagatcCAAAATACAAACACTCTCTCAAGGAGTAATAGCTAACCTGAAAAGCCctacatttattaaagaaattggaaTTGTAGttgaaaaccttcccacaaagaaaaccttAGGCTTGTGTGCCTTCACTgaggaattctatcaaatatttaaggaagaaataatatcaattttaCACAAACCGTTCccaaaaaatttaagagaaggGAATATGTCtcagctcattctatgagaccagcattaccctgacaccaaaaccaggcaaagatattacaagaagagagaaccacactgagatatcactacccaagagaaaaggaaatatctgttcatgcaaaaacttgtacatgatattcatagcagttttatttgtaatagctaaacactggaaacaacacaaatgtccaccaacaggtgagtgaattgtggtacatccatccAGTAGAAtgctactcagcaattaaaagggACCATTGATACATGCATCACTGTGGGAGTTTCAATTATGCCAAGTGAGAGAAGTCATATAAAAAAGAGTACACcctgtatgattccatatatCTAAAACTAGAAAATGCACactaatctatagagacagaaagcaggtcaATTGTTgcttggggaaggaggggaaagggacggtgggagggagacattgCCAAGGGGCACAAGGAGACTTTTGGGTGTGACAGATACGTTTACTTCATGGATTTAAACACAAGTCAGAATGCGCCATGTAGCACAATTTCAACTTGTAACACTTGGGATGTCCTCttaattgggtttgttttttttttaacgttttttatttatttattttttgctgtaccacatggcatgtggaacttccccgaccagggatcaaacccgagtccctgcagtggaagcaccgagtcttaaccactggaccaccagggaagtgtacTTAATTGTATTTTAGTTGTATGACAATgaagaattgttttttaaataaggtattgttatcattattgttgttgttattattattattatttggccgcgccacgcggcttgcaggatctcagttcctggaccagggattgaacctgggccccagcagtggaagtgctgaatcctaaccatagaccaccagggaactcccggtattattttttaaaaataaaattaaagtatacagctgggaaaggaaatactgctTTCCATTGTTGGTTGGCAACTATCTCTAAGAGGAAGAagtatgttttcctttctctccaggaCCTAGAGAAAAACTTCTGTGCTGCGTTAATATCAGCCACTGGGATGATCAGTCATCTGAGATTCTGGATTCTCAAAAAGACTGTCTGCAGAGGCTGACCTTTGTGGAGACTCATATCTTAAAGAACTTTATCTGGACTCAAATGTCCTCCCTTCAGGGACAGAACAGATGTTCCCAAGTGTTGGTCACCGAGGTCCTGCAGAGAACAGGCATCTTTTCTACATCTTTCCTTTTGATGCTCTCAACATCCTAGCAAGACCTGAGGAGGTGAAGGCACCTCACCTGCAGCTGTCCCAGCCAGGCCACCGGAAGTGGGCGTGAATCCCACACCCCAGAGTGGAGCTCAGTCTGACATGTACTTCCAAACCCACTCCTCACCACTCCCTTTCCATCCCAGAAGagggctcccctccccacccattttgcacatgaggaaatggaggccagGGAGGTCCTGCCTGGTCTTGTTCCAGGGCAGTGCAGCTGGAGGTCGCTCTCCACTGCAGGGCACCTGCCAGCAGGGCCACCGTGATGTCTCCTGCCTCGAATGGCCTCTGGCAGGGCTTGGTGGAATTCCCCTGGCAGGAATTTGGGTGAAGCAGGCAGGGGTTAGCATCCCAGACTAAAGCCAGGCCACCTGGCTCACTTCTCGGCATCTCCAGTTCTAGCCCTttgaccttggacaggtcactCAACCTCTCCCTGACTCAGCTCACTCACCTCCAAAACGGAGGTGGTAATAGCACTCACCTCCTACAAGTGCAAAGAGAATTAAAGGGGTGTAAAGCCATTGGAACAGTGCTTGGCCCCGAGAGAGGCTACAGAAGcactcttaaataaataaatggcttcAGCCCTGTCTAGTCCCGAGGTTTGGGCTCCTGCCATTCCCACCCAGAGAGCCCTGGGTGGAGGCCCCACTGACACTACAGAGCATCTGCCCTGTGCCCCCCACGCGGCAGGCACTTTCCAATCCTTGTTTCAGCCTCACTCCAGCAGGATAAGGGGAGGCTTCGTGAGCCTCATTCCCAAGATGAGGGAACAGACCCCGAGGGGACCACACCACCAGCAGGTGACACGGTGGGACCAGGCCAGGTCTGTCTGCCTCCGAGACTGGGCCTAGGAGAGGACTGGCCCAAGCGAGGCCCACCTAGCGCCTCCTTGGTCTGGAACTCGGGCTGGAGCCGGCCTGGAGGGCACACTCTGCCCACCAGGCTGCGTGACTTACTGGGGTGTCCCTGCCTGCAGAGTAGCCTCGCTGGTGGTCGTAAGGACCCCTCAAAGGGGCCCTGGACACCTGCGTGGGAACAAGGGCAGCCTGTCTCTCTCCAGCTGTTTCATGCTCCGGCCCAGCCAGTGCATTGCGTGCATCCACCTGAGAGGCGGGGAGCTTGAGAACAGCTGTCTTCGCCTGGATTCTCCCAGAGCTCGCCTGGCAACACCCGGCCAAGGTCCTCACACCATCCTGGTAAGAATCTCTTTGAGTGGTCATGTTCGTCACATTCAACGTTTGTGGGCAGATGAGGGCCAGGGATGGGCAGGGAGCGAGGGGCAGGAGGGACACAGACAGCTTGGCGTTTCTCCAGCCGGGAGCTGCAGGACACGGGCTTATCAGCTTGCCCGGCCCTGGGCCGGCTTCCTCATCCTTCTCCTCTCTGTGGCCTCTTCTACCCCCACCCGCTTTGCCTTCCCCTGGGGAGCCTGAGCCCCCTGTCCCAgagcaggggacacagggagaTACTTCTGTGGCTCCCAAGCCACTGCGCAGGCTCATGTCTTTAAAGCAAGGAGGCCAGGGAGGGTCCAGGACCCCAGGATGGAGCATTGAGAGCTGGAAGGGATGGTggacagaggagaggagagaccgGGGGCCAGAGAGGAAGCAGACCTGGGCTGAACCGGGTGCTCCTCATGCCTTTCTGGCTTTCTCCCGATAGGGGTTCCGCCAAAAGCAGTGAGGGCGGCTGGGCCTGACCTCGGGGCTGGCAGGCAGCGCAGGAGAGGAGCTCCTTTTCCTCACTGCCTCTTGTTGGTCCTGGGACCGACGTCACCCTTCTTGGCCATCTCCCTTCTGTCCCAAGAGGCCGTTGTGCATCCGGCTGCCTGGGGACGTGTGTAATCAGTGCTGACTCACAGTCCCCTGTGGGCCAGAGCTATGGGGGAAGGTCAGCTGGTGGGCCCAGGGATGTGGGCCCGGGGGACCCCCACCTTCTCCTTGGCCTGTGGGGCTCTCTCCGCTGCCGGGTCTCTCCTCGTGCTGCAGGATCCAGCTACCCTAGTCCTGACCTCCCAGCGCTGCAGGGGAGCCTTGGGCCCTGGCTCCCCTGCTGCAGCCTCAGTCCACCCGACACCTCGAAATTCCTTCCTTGTCCCGGCCCAACTCCTAGTGGGGCTGAACTCCAGCTCCGCACACTGGGCTGGGAGGTGACTGTGGTGTCTGGTCTGGAGCCTGCCCTTGTGCTGCTTGGGGAAGACAGGAGACGGCTCCCTGCTGGGGCAGCTCCAGTACTGCTCTCTCCTGGGGCCCCCCACCTCTGTGGGCCGTGCCCACCTCACCCCTGCATGCTCCCTTGGGGTCCCGCATGGGGGGAGGACTCTGCATGTGGGCCCCCAGGGCCTGGAGGGAACACAGAGCTCTTTGTCTCTGGCCTGatgtctctcctcccccaccccatggaGTTGCCCACTCGCCAAGTACAGGAGGCCTGGGGGGTGGGTACCAGGGCTGGTGGGCAGTGCTGTGCCCTGTGGGAAATGATCCTTGCCCCCTGTCTGCACAGTCTCGTGCCCAGCCCAGGGGGCCCTGGTGGGGAGGTCAGCAGCCTGCGCTCCTCTCTGGGCTCCCAAACTGCTCCTCCCCTGCTCCTTCCTCAAAGTGCCCAAGCACTGCCCAGACGTGAGTGCCAGGTCTCTGGAGGCCTCCTCTAACTCCCCGACCACAGACGGACCCTCCCCCCTTCTTTGGTTTCCATGGGAACCCTGCCCAGGGAGCACCCAGGGGAGATCAGTGTGAGCTTGGTCCCTCCCTTTTGGGCAGGCAAGGCCCCTGAGTCCCAGCCACCCCTTCTCCCAAACTCAGCCGCAGGGCTGGTGCTCAGTGGCCCTGACGCCCACAATGCAGAAAGGCTGAGGTGGAGGTGGCAACAGCCTTTATTGTGGGGTCTGCACAGTAGGTGCCTGCTGAGGGAAGGCTGAGACTCCAGCCTGGACCGACCATCCAGTCTCCAATGAGCCCATCCTCCTCTGTGCACTGGATCTGGGTCCTGGGGGGTAACTCCACCTCCATCACCCCCTCCCATGTGCTCGAGTGCTTTGCCAGTCAGGAAGGAGCCAGGGCGGGCGGCGGGTCACCTGGTGCAGCAGGCCTGGGGCTCGGGCCCTGGCCCAGCAGCTGCAGAGCCCCAGGTGGAGGCAAGGGCCGTGGCCCCGGCCACGCCACCCTCAGGCTCTGGGTCCAGGCTCTCGTAGATGGTGGGCAGCGAGGTGCGCTGGCTTAGCCGCCGGCGCAGGCCAAccagcaggggctggggcagggaggccaCATCCACGTTGTTGCCCAGGTCCACCCAGGCCAGCACCGGGAACTTGGTGGTGTCCTTGATGGCCTCAGTGAGCTCACGGGCGGCAGCCCGCGTCAGCCGGTTGCCGTTGAGCAGAAGCTGGGTGAGGCGGGGCAGCGTCCAGAGGCTGGGCAGCAGCTGGTGCAGCAGCTCATCACTCAGCCCCGTGAAGCTCAGGTCCAGCACTGCCAGCCTGGCGCCCTGGCTGCCCAGGTAGTGCATGATATGCTGCACGTCCTGTACTGACAGTGGTATCCCCGATAGGTTCACGGTCTCCCCCGCCGGCAGAGTCTTCTGGAGGTTGCTCTTGAGGCTGCGGGAGGGTCGAGGGTGGGGAGGGACTGAGCAAGGGCCCCACCTGCCTCAGACAGTGACCCCTCCGTCAGGGCAGCGCAGGGCAGCAAGGCCCAGGCCCTGCAGATGGCCACTTTCTAGATGAGTGGCCACGGGCAATACTCTGAATCGCTCTGAGCCTTAGTCCCCTTTGGTTAAGAGGTGACCTGCCTGTGAGGATTAGATGCACTTGCATTAAGGCTCCATGAGCTGTTACAAAAACCCTCTGTGTGCTTGCATCACCACACCTGTTACATCTGTTGTCTCTTATTTTTATGCCAACTCAGTGGGGTGGGAATGATTATCCTATTCTGCAGAGGAGCAAACGGGTGCTTGGAGGGGTGACGTGACCCTTCCACGGTCACACACCACTAAGGGGGAGCCAGGTCTCCAAATCGGGGTGTTCTGACCCCTGAGCCCATGCTTTTTTTTCACGTGCCTCCTCTAAGGTTGACCCTTTTGGAATAAGGATAGATGTGGGAACAGGCCCAGGGTAAGCAAGAGGGCCATGTTGGGGGATGTGGGTGGGATCTGCCCTAGGGGAGGGCTCCCTGTGTCCTAAGCTGGAAGGGAGGTTTAGAGACTGAGGACGGTCCCCCACTACCCCCAGAACCCCCTCTAGTTCTCTC is a genomic window of Balaenoptera ricei isolate mBalRic1 chromosome 14, mBalRic1.hap2, whole genome shotgun sequence containing:
- the LRRC75B gene encoding leucine-rich repeat-containing protein 75B isoform X1, with protein sequence MGARLGRRAGPEAGSEAGAAAGCGPAPYERRVRWLREIQSTLRERRPERAQQLLRLLRQDLGLEGTLLTDILYRNVAFLNLVDPISHDLLVNLARDLQCPKSWKHGALTTGPPGNSLDPFPEFQHCAPGPGTQDYELWKSSDKTCRQLIYHLTPHSKWQQGSSLPRRKTQSCLKSNLQKTLPAGETVNLSGIPLSVQDVQHIMHYLGSQGARLAVLDLSFTGLSDELLHQLLPSLWTLPRLTQLLLNGNRLTRAAARELTEAIKDTTKFPVLAWVDLGNNVDVASLPQPLLVGLRRRLSQRTSLPTIYESLDPEPEGGVAGATALASTWGSAAAGPGPEPQACCTR
- the LRRC75B gene encoding leucine-rich repeat-containing protein 75B isoform X2 produces the protein MGARLGRRAGPEAGSEAGAAAGCGPAPYERRVRWLREIQSTLRERRPERAQQLLRLLRQDLGLEGTLLTDILYRNVAFLNLVDPISHDLLVNLARDLQCPKSDYELWKSSDKTCRQLIYHLTPHSKWQQGSSLPRRKTQSCLKSNLQKTLPAGETVNLSGIPLSVQDVQHIMHYLGSQGARLAVLDLSFTGLSDELLHQLLPSLWTLPRLTQLLLNGNRLTRAAARELTEAIKDTTKFPVLAWVDLGNNVDVASLPQPLLVGLRRRLSQRTSLPTIYESLDPEPEGGVAGATALASTWGSAAAGPGPEPQACCTR